CGCTTCATCCCCCCGCTGCTTGCCGCCCTGCGCGCGCCGACGCCCACCGAACCGCGCAGGCTGAAGCAGTGCGCCTCCTGCCGCTTCTGGCCCTTGTGCGAACCGCAGCTGAAAGACGCGGATGATATTTCACTGGTCCTGCCGGGCGGGCGCGCCGATGGTTTCCGCGCCCAAGGGATCACCACGGTGCAATCGCTTATCGACGCCCGCGCCGGCGAGCCCTCCACCATCGCGCGCGCCTGGCGCGAGGGGATCCCCGTGCTCAAGCGCACCACCGAGATAAGCGTGCCGCGCGCCGACGTGGAGATCGACATCGACATGGAGGCCTACCTTGATCAGGGCGCCTACCTGTGGGGCACCTTTGACGGCGAGGCGTACCGGGCGTTCGTGACCTGGGACGAAGTCGGCGGGGAGTGGGAGGAAGCGAATTTCCTCGACTTTTGGACGTGGCTGATGGAGCAGCGCGAGCAGGCGCTCGCCGCGGGCAAGACGTTCGCGGCGTACTGCTACGCGGCGGGCGGGGAAAACCACTGGCTGAAGTCCTCGGCGCGGCGCTTCGGGTCCGTGGATGAGGAGCAGGTGCGCGAGTTCATCGCCTCCGCGCTGTGGGTCGACGTGTTCGCGCATGTGCGCACGTACCTGGTGGGAACCGATGGGCTGGGGCTCAAAGCGCTCGGGCCTGTCGTCGGTTTCGAGTGGGAGGACGACGACGTCGACGGCGAGCGCTCCGTCGCGCTGCGGCGCGCGGCCCGGCTTGGCGACGCCGCGGCGCGCGACATGCTGCTGCGCTACAACGAGGACGACTGCCGCGCGACGCGGGCGGTGCGGCAGTTTCTCAGCGACGGCGCGCCGGGGGTTCCGCTTATGAGCAACGTCGCTGGTTAAGCGCCAGCGCGAGCCCGACGCCGACGAGCACCGCGAGCAGGGCGGCGAGCACCGCGGTAAAGCCCCACCAGGCCAGACCCTCGAAGGCGGCGCCGGTGGCCGCGCCCAGGATCGACGAGCCCAGGTAGTAGCACAGCACGTACATACTCGACGCCT
Above is a window of Corynebacterium sanguinis DNA encoding:
- a CDS encoding TM0106 family RecB-like putative nuclease — protein: MGVAVSDFQLIRASDLVGCRYRLRQRHAHPDIPPLPEALARQPQIDAGRAAVFAALPVKRALGDGSSRAFTRVDLDPVSGIEEAEARTRAAIQAGASIITNAVLTGEVAGVGVVAEIDILARNEAGQRTYMPVMISNHRVARASTSEKLKFVPAYRLSLGAPLATGAKLRHHTVDGYRLALAHLLLGERADARTALIGQDRSRAYLTDVQRFIPPLLAALRAPTPTEPRRLKQCASCRFWPLCEPQLKDADDISLVLPGGRADGFRAQGITTVQSLIDARAGEPSTIARAWREGIPVLKRTTEISVPRADVEIDIDMEAYLDQGAYLWGTFDGEAYRAFVTWDEVGGEWEEANFLDFWTWLMEQREQALAAGKTFAAYCYAAGGENHWLKSSARRFGSVDEEQVREFIASALWVDVFAHVRTYLVGTDGLGLKALGPVVGFEWEDDDVDGERSVALRRAARLGDAAARDMLLRYNEDDCRATRAVRQFLSDGAPGVPLMSNVAG